The Sphingopyxis fribergensis genome contains a region encoding:
- a CDS encoding carboxyl transferase domain-containing protein, translating to MNNRIEKLLIANRGEIAIRIARGARELGIATVAIHSSDDARALHLRSADEVVELSGNGPAAYLDIAGVVEAAVAHRCDAVHPGYGLLSENADFARACADAGIRFVGPPPEALERFSDKLHAKKLAETVGVSTLEGIDHADVGQALALLATGPVMVKAVAGGGGRGIRLVRDAGDLESAMNACAVEAEAAFGSGAVIVERFVERARHIEVQVVADAGGHVATIGTRDCTLQRRNQKLVEIAPAPALAFDLEARIVAAAHHLIAAAPYSGLATVEFLVDCDAAPGDRHAFAFIEVNPRIQVEHTVTEEVFGVDLVKASLLIACGARLVDLGLDQDPTPRGCAIQLRINAESIDAVGNIRPAGGAITAYDVPGGPGVRVDGAGYVGYAVNPRFDSLVAKLIVHDADFAAATQRARYALADFRIEGAENNLALLAALLDRPEFAASTIDTRWFERTLPDMMAIAEVRVEQDFGVIVQAPPAARPAAPAGTVAIPAPLTGLLVSVNVDPGDAVRAGQPLAMMEALKMQHVVNAEFSGLVRAIVATPGEIFGEGMPLLFLEPAEIGESETVESTEIDLDARRPDLAELDARIALTLDEHRPEAVARRRRSGQRTARENLSDLFDPDSFIEYGGLAIASGRRGTVEDLMRETPGDGLVTGIGTVNAAEFGEERAKCAALAYDFTVIAGTQGRMNHAKTDRLLSIVRDLEIPLVFYTEGGGGRPSDGSEGRRSTGLAGPSFHDLAALSGLVPRIGIASGRCFAGNAVMLGCCDIIIATEGANIGLGGPAMIEGGGLGTFAPEAIGPTDVMRANGVIDVVSIDEAAATTAAKHILGYFQGRSSQVEYADQRLLRHVVPENRLRVFDIRAAIELIADDRSWTELRPEFGSGMITGFLRVDGRPLGLIANDCRRLSGAMDADGCSKATDFLKLCDRVGLPVLSLCDTPGFMVGPEAEKTGTVRKGAYMFTVAASLRVPMFTIVVRKGYGLGAMAMAGGSLHASAFTIAWPTGELGGMGLEGAVRLGHRRELEAIADPVAREARFQEQVAALYSSGKAVAAAQFIDIDAVIDPADTRAWLKRGLDTAAARKCQGRPI from the coding sequence GTGAACAATAGGATCGAGAAGCTGCTGATCGCCAATCGCGGGGAAATCGCAATCCGTATCGCGCGCGGGGCGAGGGAACTCGGCATTGCGACCGTCGCGATCCATTCGTCCGACGATGCGCGGGCTCTGCACCTTCGCTCGGCCGACGAGGTGGTGGAGCTTTCCGGAAATGGCCCTGCCGCTTACTTGGATATTGCGGGAGTGGTGGAAGCGGCCGTCGCCCATCGATGCGATGCGGTGCATCCCGGCTATGGGCTTCTCAGCGAAAATGCCGACTTCGCCCGAGCGTGCGCCGATGCGGGAATCCGGTTCGTCGGCCCGCCGCCCGAGGCTCTGGAACGGTTCAGCGACAAGCTACACGCCAAGAAGCTGGCGGAAACGGTGGGGGTTTCCACGCTTGAGGGCATCGATCATGCCGATGTCGGGCAGGCACTGGCGTTGCTTGCCACGGGGCCGGTGATGGTGAAGGCCGTCGCGGGCGGAGGCGGACGCGGCATCCGGCTGGTCCGCGACGCTGGCGACCTTGAGTCCGCGATGAATGCCTGCGCGGTGGAGGCTGAGGCGGCTTTCGGATCGGGGGCCGTTATCGTCGAACGCTTCGTCGAACGCGCGCGCCATATCGAGGTGCAGGTGGTCGCAGATGCCGGTGGCCATGTCGCGACGATCGGTACGCGGGACTGCACGCTCCAGCGCCGCAACCAGAAATTGGTGGAGATCGCGCCTGCCCCGGCGCTCGCCTTCGATCTGGAAGCGCGCATAGTCGCCGCCGCCCACCATCTGATCGCCGCCGCGCCCTATAGCGGACTGGCGACGGTGGAGTTCCTGGTCGATTGCGATGCCGCACCGGGGGATCGGCATGCTTTCGCGTTCATCGAGGTCAATCCGCGTATCCAGGTCGAGCATACCGTCACCGAAGAGGTCTTTGGTGTCGATTTGGTCAAGGCGAGCCTGCTCATCGCCTGCGGCGCGCGGCTTGTCGATCTTGGGCTGGATCAAGACCCTACGCCGCGCGGATGTGCGATCCAGCTGCGCATAAATGCGGAGAGCATCGACGCGGTCGGAAATATAAGGCCCGCCGGCGGCGCGATCACTGCCTATGATGTGCCGGGCGGACCGGGCGTGCGCGTCGATGGCGCGGGCTATGTGGGCTATGCGGTCAATCCGCGTTTCGATTCGCTTGTGGCCAAATTGATCGTCCATGACGCGGATTTTGCCGCCGCGACCCAGCGTGCGCGCTACGCCCTCGCCGATTTTCGGATCGAGGGGGCAGAGAATAATCTGGCCCTGCTGGCGGCGTTGCTCGATCGCCCCGAATTTGCCGCATCGACGATCGACACGCGCTGGTTTGAGCGGACGTTGCCGGACATGATGGCAATCGCCGAGGTTCGCGTCGAGCAGGATTTCGGCGTGATCGTGCAGGCGCCCCCCGCCGCTCGTCCTGCCGCCCCGGCCGGCACCGTGGCGATTCCTGCGCCGCTGACTGGGTTGCTGGTTTCGGTCAATGTGGATCCCGGTGACGCCGTGCGCGCCGGGCAGCCGCTCGCGATGATGGAAGCGCTCAAGATGCAGCACGTCGTCAACGCAGAGTTTTCCGGGCTAGTCCGCGCGATCGTCGCGACGCCGGGAGAAATATTCGGGGAAGGGATGCCGCTGTTGTTCCTCGAGCCCGCCGAGATCGGCGAAAGCGAGACGGTTGAATCGACGGAGATCGATCTCGATGCGCGCCGCCCCGATCTCGCCGAACTGGATGCGCGCATTGCGCTGACGCTTGACGAGCATCGCCCCGAAGCGGTCGCCAGGCGGCGCCGGTCCGGTCAGCGAACGGCGCGCGAGAATCTATCCGACCTGTTCGACCCGGACAGCTTCATTGAATATGGCGGCCTCGCTATCGCCAGCGGACGGCGCGGCACGGTCGAGGATCTGATGCGGGAGACGCCGGGCGATGGCTTGGTAACCGGGATTGGCACGGTAAATGCCGCCGAATTCGGTGAAGAGAGGGCGAAATGCGCCGCGCTCGCCTACGACTTCACAGTGATCGCGGGCACGCAGGGCCGGATGAATCACGCCAAGACCGACCGACTGCTCTCCATCGTGCGCGACCTCGAGATTCCACTGGTCTTCTACACCGAGGGCGGCGGCGGCCGTCCAAGCGACGGCAGCGAGGGGCGCAGATCCACCGGCCTGGCCGGACCGAGCTTTCATGATCTTGCCGCGCTTTCCGGGCTTGTTCCTCGCATCGGGATCGCTTCGGGGCGCTGCTTCGCGGGCAATGCGGTCATGCTCGGCTGCTGCGATATCATCATCGCGACGGAGGGGGCGAACATCGGGCTCGGCGGCCCGGCGATGATCGAAGGCGGCGGGCTCGGCACTTTCGCGCCCGAAGCGATCGGACCGACCGACGTGATGCGGGCGAACGGCGTGATCGATGTGGTCAGCATCGACGAAGCCGCAGCGACGACCGCGGCCAAACATATCCTCGGCTATTTTCAGGGACGATCCAGCCAGGTCGAATATGCCGATCAGCGCCTGCTTCGCCATGTCGTCCCGGAAAACCGGCTGCGCGTGTTCGACATCCGCGCGGCGATCGAACTGATCGCCGATGATCGGAGCTGGACCGAACTGCGCCCAGAGTTCGGCTCGGGGATGATCACGGGATTCCTGCGGGTCGACGGGCGCCCGCTGGGGCTGATTGCCAATGACTGTCGCCGCCTATCAGGCGCGATGGACGCGGATGGATGCAGCAAGGCAACGGATTTTCTCAAGCTTTGCGACAGGGTCGGCCTGCCGGTCCTGTCGCTATGCGACACGCCCGGATTCATGGTCGGACCGGAGGCGGAGAAAACCGGCACGGTGCGTAAAGGCGCGTATATGTTCACCGTCGCTGCTTCGCTGCGCGTACCGATGTTCACGATCGTGGTCCGGAAGGGTTATGGCCTCGGCGCGATGGCGATGGCGGGCGGTTCTCTCCACGCCAGTGCCTTCACGATCGCCTGGCCGACTGGCGAGCTTGGTGGCATGGGGCTGGAAGGCGCAGTGCGCCTTGGCCATCGCCGCGAGTTGGAGGCGATCGCCGATCCAGTGGCGCGCGAGGCTCGCTTCCAGGAGCAGGTTGCCGCGCTTTATTCGAGTGGGAAAGCCGTGGCGGCGGCGCAGTTCATCGATATCGACGCCGTGATCGACCCCGCCGACACGCGCGCGTGGCTGAAGCGCGGCCTCGATACGGCTGCCGCTCGGAAATGTCAGGGACGACCGATATGA
- a CDS encoding phosphotransferase family protein — protein sequence MPETPDVSAAQVRERANIGTKEPEGPHRFDPAALAAWMTTHVDSYDGPLAVRQFRGGQSNPTYQLRTPTANYVLRRKPPGKLLPSAHAVDREFRVISALYPTGFPVARPFALCTDDDVIGTWFYIMEMVEGRIFWDQSLPELAPAERSAVFRAQIGTLASLHNLDHAAIGLSRYGRPGNYMARQVDRWARQYKASETRHIDEMERLIAWLPTTVPHQDRTSVVHGDYRMDNMIFHPVEPHVVAVLDWELGTLGDPLADFTYVLTNWINGPISLITDLAAHGIPTMEETIKQYCGLTGRSGIENLDWFFAYNFFRLAGITQGILGRVRDGTASHPDAANAEPRVAALAKLAWSYAVRAGAE from the coding sequence ATGCCCGAAACCCCGGATGTCTCGGCCGCGCAGGTGCGCGAGCGGGCCAATATCGGCACCAAGGAACCCGAAGGACCCCATCGTTTCGACCCGGCCGCGCTGGCCGCGTGGATGACTACCCATGTCGACAGCTATGACGGACCGCTGGCAGTCCGTCAGTTCAGGGGCGGACAATCGAATCCTACCTATCAGCTTCGCACTCCAACGGCTAACTACGTTCTCCGGCGCAAGCCTCCGGGCAAGCTTCTGCCCTCCGCCCATGCGGTCGACCGGGAGTTCCGAGTGATTTCCGCGCTCTACCCGACCGGCTTTCCCGTGGCGCGTCCCTTTGCCCTTTGCACCGACGACGATGTCATCGGGACATGGTTCTATATCATGGAGATGGTGGAAGGACGCATCTTCTGGGACCAGAGCCTTCCCGAACTCGCGCCGGCCGAACGCAGCGCTGTTTTCAGGGCGCAGATCGGGACGCTCGCCTCGCTGCACAATCTCGACCATGCGGCGATCGGCCTTTCCCGCTATGGCCGACCCGGCAACTATATGGCGCGACAGGTCGATCGCTGGGCGCGGCAGTATAAAGCGTCCGAAACCCGCCATATCGATGAGATGGAGCGGCTGATCGCGTGGTTGCCGACAACGGTACCGCACCAGGACCGCACGTCGGTGGTGCACGGCGACTATCGCATGGACAATATGATCTTCCACCCTGTGGAGCCGCATGTCGTCGCAGTTTTGGACTGGGAACTCGGGACGCTGGGCGATCCGCTTGCCGATTTCACTTATGTGCTCACCAACTGGATCAATGGGCCGATTTCATTGATCACCGATCTGGCGGCGCACGGCATTCCGACAATGGAGGAAACGATCAAGCAATATTGCGGCCTCACCGGACGGTCGGGGATCGAAAATCTCGACTGGTTCTTCGCCTATAATTTCTTCCGGCTGGCGGGCATCACGCAGGGCATATTGGGGCGCGTGCGCGACGGGACCGCAAGCCATCCCGACGCCGCCAATGCGGAACCACGCGTCGCAGCGCTAGCGAAACTGGCCTGGAGCTATGCCGTGCGGGCCGGAGCGGAATGA
- a CDS encoding spinster family MFS transporter has product MSGAADIRAQFDAENSGVGPAMTAYALGVLALVSFFNYADRMILSVIAEPLKRELGLSDANVGLLSGLIFALVYAVAGIPIARLADRTVRVRILGLCVMVWSVATALMGLAGSFLVLAIARMGVAVGEAGCIPISHSVIGDYMSPRRRALGISIFQAGGIAGLSVGLIIAAYLTGHFGWRTTLMAFGLCGLPLALLILFTLPEPAPRGARSEAGEPWYTAFVALMKRPPYRLIVAANTFGAFASYSLKLWMIPYFIRSHHLSVAEAGAWMGAASAAGGIFGVLVGGSLSVRLIQRDTRWEMWLPMITSIASAPLYGLVLLSPDVPTALSMQVFASMAAGGASGVALSAIQSFCEPHRRAMGIAIMVFAIAILGNGLGPYISGAISDIITPRFGDDALRWALLVPCAAFLAAAGLYLLAARSVSGSAARAWMPDD; this is encoded by the coding sequence ATGTCGGGTGCAGCGGATATCCGCGCGCAATTCGATGCGGAGAATTCCGGCGTCGGACCGGCGATGACGGCCTATGCGCTAGGCGTCCTCGCGCTGGTCAGCTTCTTCAACTATGCCGACCGTATGATCCTGTCCGTGATCGCTGAGCCGCTGAAGCGCGAGCTTGGCCTCAGCGATGCGAATGTGGGGCTTTTGTCCGGTTTGATATTTGCCCTGGTATACGCCGTAGCCGGCATTCCCATCGCGCGGCTGGCGGATCGGACCGTGCGCGTCCGTATCCTCGGATTGTGCGTGATGGTGTGGAGCGTAGCGACCGCATTGATGGGGCTCGCCGGTTCCTTTCTGGTCCTCGCGATCGCCCGAATGGGCGTAGCGGTGGGGGAAGCGGGCTGCATACCCATATCGCATTCCGTCATCGGTGATTACATGTCGCCGCGCCGTCGCGCGTTGGGGATCAGCATTTTCCAGGCGGGCGGCATCGCCGGGCTGAGCGTTGGGTTGATCATCGCTGCCTATCTCACCGGGCACTTCGGCTGGCGGACGACGCTAATGGCTTTCGGGCTGTGCGGCCTGCCGCTGGCCCTGCTCATCCTTTTTACCCTGCCTGAGCCGGCTCCGCGGGGAGCACGGTCCGAAGCGGGCGAGCCGTGGTACACCGCGTTTGTGGCCTTGATGAAGCGGCCTCCTTACCGTCTGATCGTGGCGGCAAACACGTTCGGGGCATTCGCCAGCTACAGTCTGAAGCTGTGGATGATTCCCTATTTCATCCGCTCGCATCACCTCAGCGTGGCGGAGGCCGGGGCGTGGATGGGTGCGGCATCGGCGGCCGGAGGGATTTTCGGCGTCCTGGTGGGGGGCTCGCTCTCCGTCCGTCTTATCCAGAGGGACACGCGCTGGGAAATGTGGCTGCCGATGATCACGTCTATCGCCTCCGCCCCGCTATACGGCCTCGTCCTCCTCAGTCCCGACGTGCCAACCGCCTTGTCGATGCAGGTGTTCGCGTCGATGGCCGCCGGCGGCGCGTCCGGCGTGGCGCTTTCCGCAATCCAGTCCTTTTGTGAACCCCATCGGCGGGCGATGGGGATCGCCATCATGGTATTTGCGATCGCCATATTGGGCAACGGACTCGGGCCATATATCTCGGGCGCCATCAGCGACATCATCACGCCGCGTTTTGGAGATGACGCATTGCGCTGGGCGCTGCTTGTGCCCTGCGCCGCTTTTCTGGCGGCTGCCGGGTTATATCTTCTCGCGGCTCGCTCCGTGTCTGGTTCCGCCGCCCGAGCGTGGATGCCCGACGACTAA
- a CDS encoding LysR family transcriptional regulator, with product MIDSPEKTPSLKRLRRQDLNLFVVLDAIYREQSLTAAGERLGLTQPAMSHALRRLREMMGDDLFGRQGASMTPTPFARNIISDVRRALLILEGRLHEQRRFDPVNANQIFRLGLSERTEIILLPNLIDWLGREAPGVSVVSTDTRPDGIESGLANGHVDLVLEASVPVSAAIRRRMLAQDELVVAVRRGHSVLSGRSLSLEQYLALNHVLVAGNRGAGVEDHELSRRGLRRTVVVQCQSHKSALEIILHSDILLTLSRLEAETITAADELEFYPFPLDAPMPPLTLYWHASMQDDPANSWLRQAIDLLMLNDKTA from the coding sequence ATGATCGATTCCCCGGAAAAAACGCCAAGCCTGAAGCGCCTTCGCCGACAAGATCTGAATCTTTTTGTCGTGCTGGACGCCATATATCGCGAGCAGAGCCTGACTGCGGCGGGCGAGCGACTGGGCTTGACACAGCCGGCGATGAGTCACGCCCTTCGGCGGCTCCGGGAGATGATGGGCGACGACCTGTTCGGTCGCCAGGGTGCAAGCATGACGCCCACCCCGTTCGCACGGAATATCATCTCCGATGTGCGGCGTGCCCTCCTGATACTGGAGGGTCGCCTCCACGAACAGCGTCGTTTCGATCCGGTCAACGCGAACCAGATATTCCGCCTCGGCCTTTCGGAGCGTACAGAGATCATCCTGTTGCCCAATCTGATCGACTGGCTTGGCCGGGAAGCCCCTGGCGTCAGCGTCGTATCGACCGACACACGCCCCGACGGGATTGAAAGCGGCCTCGCCAACGGCCATGTCGACCTTGTCCTGGAGGCGTCGGTTCCCGTCAGCGCCGCGATACGGCGCCGCATGCTGGCGCAGGACGAATTGGTCGTTGCAGTCCGTCGCGGACATAGCGTCCTGAGCGGCAGGAGCCTGAGCCTGGAGCAATATCTGGCGCTGAATCACGTCCTGGTCGCCGGCAATAGGGGCGCTGGAGTCGAGGATCATGAATTGAGTCGACGCGGATTGCGCCGGACGGTGGTGGTTCAATGCCAATCACATAAAAGCGCTTTGGAGATCATTCTGCATTCCGACATCCTATTGACGCTGTCTCGGCTGGAAGCAGAGACGATCACGGCCGCGGATGAACTCGAATTCTATCCTTTTCCGCTCGATGCCCCCATGCCACCGCTCACCCTGTACTGGCATGCGTCCATGCAGGACGATCCCGCCAATTCATGGCTCCGACAGGCCATCGATCTTTTAATGTTAAACGATAAAACAGCCTGA
- a CDS encoding TetR/AcrR family transcriptional regulator, whose amino-acid sequence MMMATAFKPPMPRVKMRRADTAARLLEAACDVFAERGFEAASLDAICQRINMTRGAFYSSYASKEDLFIAVFDEEARRLASRLARLWIGVADHPDPLGAAAHRYALTEASDAKWRLLHAEFRLLAARNTNVAERYEAIADQLSANLGQRIADLVDAVGLQLVMPPAEAADLWSAVVEGSSWRHTRVPDQAAETLRKNLFALLGVLTTRKRGALA is encoded by the coding sequence ATGATGATGGCAACGGCATTTAAGCCGCCCATGCCAAGGGTGAAGATGCGCCGGGCCGACACGGCGGCGCGACTTTTGGAGGCGGCTTGCGATGTTTTTGCGGAACGGGGCTTCGAGGCGGCGAGCCTCGATGCGATCTGCCAGCGCATCAATATGACGCGAGGGGCCTTTTATTCCAGCTATGCATCGAAGGAAGACCTGTTCATTGCCGTGTTCGACGAGGAAGCCCGACGTCTAGCCAGCCGTCTGGCGCGTTTGTGGATCGGTGTTGCAGATCATCCCGACCCGCTGGGCGCCGCCGCCCACCGTTATGCCCTGACCGAAGCCAGCGATGCGAAGTGGCGGCTTTTGCATGCCGAGTTCCGCCTGCTGGCCGCCCGAAATACGAATGTAGCCGAGCGTTACGAAGCGATCGCGGACCAATTGTCGGCGAATCTGGGCCAGCGGATCGCTGATCTGGTGGACGCCGTCGGATTGCAGCTCGTCATGCCTCCCGCTGAAGCCGCCGATCTTTGGTCTGCCGTCGTGGAGGGGAGTTCCTGGCGGCATACGCGAGTTCCGGACCAAGCCGCGGAAACATTGCGGAAGAATCTCTTTGCTTTGTTGGGCGTTCTCACGACGCGGAAGCGAGGCGCGCTAGCCTGA